Proteins from one Pseudarthrobacter sp. BIM B-2242 genomic window:
- a CDS encoding L-rhamnose mutarotase produces MRVCFRASVMPQEIDEYRRRHAAVWPDMLQALESAGWHNYSLFLGEDGLLVGYLECDDFDAVRARMALTEVNARWQTEMAALFDNPDQAPDEGFRVLEEVFNLDDQLAAAESTAR; encoded by the coding sequence ATGAGGGTGTGTTTCCGAGCTTCGGTTATGCCGCAGGAGATCGATGAATACCGACGGCGGCACGCAGCCGTGTGGCCGGACATGCTGCAGGCGCTGGAAAGTGCCGGCTGGCACAACTACTCGCTTTTCCTCGGTGAGGACGGGCTCCTCGTTGGCTATCTCGAATGCGACGACTTCGACGCAGTCCGGGCCCGGATGGCGTTGACCGAAGTGAACGCCCGGTGGCAGACGGAAATGGCAGCACTTTTCGACAATCCGGACCAGGCACCCGACGAAGGGTTCCGCGTCCTTGAAGAAGTCTTCAACCTTGATGACCAGCTGGCGGCGGCGGAGTCCACCGCACGCTGA
- the rhaI gene encoding L-rhamnose isomerase encodes MNDVATALGRLGELAIEVPSWAYGNSGTRFKVFGTPGTPRTVQEKIADAAKVHELTGLAPTVALHIPWDRVDDYAALKDYAAGLGVGLGTINSNTFQDDEYKFGSLTSSNEAVRRRAIAHHLDCIEIMHATGSKDLKIWLADGTNYPGQDDMRGRQDRLAESLQEIYAGLGEDHRLVLEYKFFEPAFYHTDVPDWGTSYAQTLALGEKAFVCLDTGHHAPGTNIEFIVMQLLRLGKLGSFDFNSRFYADDDLIVGAADPFQLFRIMYEVIRGGGFGKESGVALMLDQCHNLEEKIPGQIRSVLNVQEMTARAMLVDTTALGEAQRAGDVLAANGIFNDAFYTDVRPLLADWREERGLPADPMAAFKASGYQKQINEDRAGGQQAGWGA; translated from the coding sequence ATGAATGACGTAGCAACGGCGCTGGGCAGGCTCGGGGAGCTTGCCATCGAGGTCCCTTCGTGGGCGTATGGAAATTCAGGCACTCGGTTTAAGGTGTTTGGCACGCCGGGCACCCCCCGAACGGTGCAGGAGAAGATCGCGGACGCGGCCAAGGTCCATGAGCTGACCGGGTTGGCCCCCACCGTGGCCCTGCACATTCCGTGGGACAGGGTGGATGACTACGCGGCCCTGAAGGACTACGCGGCGGGCCTCGGCGTCGGTTTGGGCACCATCAACTCCAACACGTTCCAGGATGACGAGTACAAGTTCGGCTCGCTGACGTCCTCGAATGAGGCTGTGCGGCGCCGGGCCATCGCGCATCACCTGGACTGCATTGAGATTATGCACGCTACCGGTTCGAAGGATCTGAAGATCTGGCTGGCGGACGGCACTAACTACCCGGGCCAGGACGATATGCGTGGACGGCAGGACCGTTTGGCTGAGTCGCTGCAGGAGATCTACGCGGGCCTGGGCGAGGACCATCGTCTGGTGTTGGAGTACAAGTTCTTCGAGCCGGCTTTCTATCACACCGATGTTCCGGACTGGGGTACGTCCTACGCGCAGACGCTGGCGCTGGGTGAGAAGGCGTTTGTGTGCCTGGACACCGGCCACCACGCGCCGGGCACCAACATCGAGTTCATCGTGATGCAGCTGCTGCGCCTGGGCAAGCTGGGCTCTTTTGATTTCAATTCCCGTTTCTACGCGGACGATGACCTGATTGTGGGTGCGGCGGATCCGTTCCAGCTGTTCCGCATCATGTACGAGGTCATCCGCGGCGGAGGCTTCGGGAAGGAATCCGGTGTGGCGCTCATGCTGGATCAGTGCCACAACCTGGAGGAGAAGATTCCGGGCCAGATCCGGTCGGTCCTGAACGTCCAGGAAATGACGGCCCGGGCCATGCTGGTGGACACCACTGCATTGGGTGAGGCGCAGCGTGCCGGCGATGTCCTGGCCGCGAACGGCATCTTCAACGATGCCTTCTACACAGACGTCCGGCCCCTCCTGGCCGACTGGCGTGAAGAGCGCGGCCTGCCCGCGGACCCGATGGCCGCGTTCAAGGCCAGCGGTTACCAGAAACAGATCAACGAGGACCGCGCAGGCGGCCAGCAAGCCGGATGGGGCGCCTAA